A stretch of the Aegilops tauschii subsp. strangulata cultivar AL8/78 chromosome 4, Aet v6.0, whole genome shotgun sequence genome encodes the following:
- the LOC109740970 gene encoding uncharacterized protein yields the protein METYLEEVRKMEKRFMGVELQHVPRGTNKEADDIAKRASRQLPQEPGVFEEQIFKPSVVPHVTTPAPPQEDLPQAPETGTPARGHPSGARLLLALEPQEGCWTEEFKAYLLQGTLPEKEEDAERVVRQATAYYINDGELYRRRPNDVSLRCISREQGLELLADIHGGDCGHHSSSRTQVGKVFRSGFYWPTALNDATKLVRSCEACQFHAKQIHQPTQGLQTTPLTWPFAEKGKAKQRGPEGVQAWHQRRILKQCLKVARRSTSSSRGDLGPPALSPSSLAPSLSRAPLQLHWSAAAGQTTGVLDTSTTTRRPVVATVA from the exons ATGGAGACATACCTAGAGGAGGTGCGCAAAATGGAGAAGCGGTTCATGGGCGTGGAGCTGCAGCATGTGCCGCGCGGGACGAACAAGGAAGCAGATGACATCGCCAAAAGAGCCTCTCGCCAGCTCCCTCAGGAGCCAGGGGTGTTCGAGGAGCAGATCTTCAAGCCATCTGTGGTCCCGCACGTTACGACTCCAGCACCACCTCAGGAGGACTTGCCACAAGCGCCCGAGACAGGCACTCCAGCCCGTGGTCACCCCTCAGGAGCCCGCTTGCTGctcgcgctcgagcctcaggaggggtgctggacagAAGAGTTCAAGGCATACTTGCTTCAAGGGACCCTGccagagaaggaagaggacgctgaGCGCGTGGTCCGTCAGGCCACCGCGTACTATATCAATGATGGTGAGTTATATCGCAGGAGGCCCAATGACGTTTCGTTGCGGTgcatctccagggaacaggggCTCGAGCTGCTGGCGGACATCCAtggtggggactgcgggcatcactcCTCGTCCCGCACCCAAGTGGGCAAAGTGTTCCGCAGCGGCTTCTACTGGCCCACCGCGCTCAACGATGCTACCAAGCTGGTGCGCTCttgtgaagcatgccagttccacgccaagcagatccatcagcccaCGCAGGGCCTCCAGACGACCCCGCTCAcgtggccatttgcg GAAAAAGGAAAAGCTAAACAAAGAGGGCCTGAAGGCGTGCAAGCTTGGCACCAGCGCCGCATCCTCAAGCAGTGCCTCAAGGTAGCCCGGCGCTCCACCAGTTCTTCCAGAGGAGATCTGGGGCCACCAGCCTTGAGTCCAAGTTCGCTGGCCCCCAGCTTAAGCCGGGCTCCTCTCCAGCTTCACTGGAGTGCTGCGGCGGGACAAACCACCGGCGTCCTCGACACGAGCACGACGACGCGGAGGCCGGTCGTAGCCACCGTTGCTTGA